One Lytechinus pictus isolate F3 Inbred chromosome 11, Lp3.0, whole genome shotgun sequence genomic window, CCAGTCCCACGCATTCATTTTCCTGTCAGTTGGGCTCCATGCGTAATTAACATATACAGCACCAGCAAGAAGCGTTTAAGGGAGCACCTTCCTACAGCCGACTCCTCCATCATGCCAATGCAGACATCTACCCTCAAAACCCCATAATAATAATGTCTTTTTTTCAAGGGATAATCCATGCCTCACACATTCTGAGTGATGCAGCACGAATAGCGCCCCCGTAAGGCATAAATGTTGCAGTGACAGAATGGGGCGAAGAATAACTCACTTCCATTTGTGTTCCCAATGGCCGGCAAGGGCAagcttctttttgtttgtttggggaGCATAGTTCAGATCCTGCATggatacaaagaaaaaaaaagaaatatgcaaattaaataatatatctTTCATGCTGACTTAATCCCAATTTTTCAAGTTTTCAATGATTCAATAATCCCAagatttcaaaattgatatatattattCGAACTTgtgtttactttgtaaattgaTTTGATCTTTCAAATAATTCTACCTTGCTGTAGTTCCAAACTCAGAATGCTCAACATCATAAAGaacaattccataaaatgattaacctttttgtacatccgacccccatttttctaaagtcttacttcacttcataaactgaccaaatCATGGGCGGTTtggaacattacagactgtcaagagaaccagaaatcagagacagaaaattcaatgaaagtcccacatatagggggtcggacttaaaaatattttatggaattaccCTAAAATAACTGATAGATTTATCTGGCGTTATGAATCCaggcccatttcataaacaaAAAGGTTGCAAATTCTACATGGAACTTAGGTACCTGATATATCATAAACTCCTAACCCCAAAATGCCTTGTGCGATAAATTCTGATATATCAAGATCACTTTCCAATCAATTCACGAGAGCACCATTTTATAGAGACTGAGATTAATGACATATTGTCAATCAATGACAATTGGATGATACACCCTTGTTTCTCATTGGataagaagcactgttactatggtaactgtcatgGTATTAAAACTTGTCATTGATGACAATTCTTATGAAACTGGACCCACAAGTACTGTATGTAGCCTTGTGATGATAACACAGATCACCCAATACCATACCCATAATCtggaacaaaaatacaaatgatgattattgttatgttatgacTGACATGGTTGCACACTTACAAGTatgaagaaataaacaaaaacaatcaGGATTACAGCATGCATCACAAATAGAACAATTCATCACAAGGCacaatattaaaatatttattgttaCAATTAGTCATACATTGTGGACCTACATTTGAATTAACAATTCATTTTCCCTccaaattatcttaattttagtttaataatataaatcaagatCTTTTTACCTGGagagtacatgtaggtgtaaaataatcattgttatattttctACACAATCATACTTATAGTCAGCTATTGTAATATGttgcaaaaataaatgaagtaagTTGAAAAGATagcaaatcaaatttaaaaatcaaaaccaaaTGATTTAGATTCTCTTGATGCGTTTCAAATttgttaatataaaaatataattttccctGTCGAAATTTCTTGCACAGaatcaaatttgatcataaaatGAAATGGTAGGATTAATTAGCCTCTAGATTCAACTTTTGAGCAAAATCATTCaagattttattcattatttcaatgtaaaaaaaagttattcagATTACTGAATTGATAAACATTcaagttttttattttgattattgcTGAACACTTGAAATTTCACGATTAAGCTgcaatagaaaacaaatatatttcttcATCTGTATAGTAAATGTGTTTAGTTGTTAATCCATCATTATTTTATGTCACAAACTAGATGACTGAACAACCCGCAActttacaaaacaaatgaaaatcacattactGAAAAAAGCATGCATGCCAAATGGGACCATAATGTGTATCACACATCATGTATCACAAATTTCACAAACAAaggtaaaaattaaaaaaaatatatttaggatGGAAAAAGACTCATCCTTGACTGGCGACATATACGTTGCATGCAAACTGAACAGAAAGCAAAgttaaaaatgataaacatacACTTTATAATGTTCAGACTTTTGGTGActgaatatgaaatatgttaACTTAATATAAGAAATAAATCTAAAGAGGCTCATAATACATATTCCTTAACTGGAATATTTATCTtggtttcattcattcaatctttaCTTGGAATTCTGATTAATTAAATCCACATCAGTTTTACTTCAGTTTTCAAAAACATGCAAAGACTCCATATTTTGCAATGCACGGGTACAATGTATTTTCTGTTCATAAAAATAGTTCTATAACAAAAgatcttttcatttcttttttctctggAAAATGCTCGACACACAACTTGTATGTATGCttctttgatgtttttttaattataacaTTGCTTGATTATTgtcaaagggaaaaaaaatatgtccaaaaaatatgtttaatgtAAGTTGGATGAAGTGCATGATAAAGTTAATATTGATTGTCACATAAAAAGCTATATGTACATGAATGGCACAATGAGACTGTCGCCCACAGACCTACAATTACTAGAATGCTCACTTCTTCCTTGTTTGAAGCcaaaatggcagccattttggatattactaaatataaatgaaatttgCATCTCCATGCCTATCGATGGTACATTCAGAAGATGAATATAAATGGCACAAAGCACAGATAAAATTTGCAGATTTGATCTTTTAGAGGGGGAGGGCACCATTTTGTGTTCATTGTTCTCATGAAGttatccaaaatggctgccttAAATGCTGACCTCATCTATCAGTACAAGTGGGCATTCTAGTTGTGTTATATCTCTGTGGATTACACAAGAGCACGATTAATGTACGTGCCTGGGTCCTTGCTTGCAACTATAGCTGATCATTGTAAAAATCCGTAATCCATTTGCTTTACTGCGGGATAAGAGAACGTACATATTATCTATCAGTTGGTCATATCGGTCATATCATTGGAAAATATACATTATACTGAATAAGAATAGCATTCCAATGGGTTTAGTCAGAAGAATGTGATGCAATAACCccacaattatttttaaattgcatcatgaaataatgtaaaatgaaatgcatttgATGATTTCAATTTTGCTGCATGAGTATTTTTGGAAGGATTGTGTTGCTAAATGTTGTTTGGCGAGATGCAATTCCTAATTAGTGCAAAAATTTATTTGAGAAAACATTCAGATATTCTTAAAAAAGTAGCTCAAGATTAGCTCATACAAGATCAGTAGCTATGAAATCTACAAGATTAATTAATGATTCTAAAGTAATCACAAAGGACATCGAAGGCATTTCTTCATTTGACAAGTTGAAATAAATccaaaattaaagttttttatCAAGAATAAACACATACAATTTTATTGACCAAGTTGATACAAGAGCAATTTTTACTAGTCAGTGAGTGACttttctaaccccccccccctctacccccccccaaaaaaaatcctttaaacTACGCCAAAGGGTtgatttcataaagacttgcaaTGTACTACCCCCATATGGTAAGTTTGCTGTTAATGTAAAGTGAAAAGCTTGATTATAATTGGCTGCTAACCCATGTTcccataatggcaaagtaatCATAagtgtaactctttatgaaacagacacAAGTGTTTGTTCATCACCAATTCAACTGTAGCGACCCAAGGGTAATAGAAGAACTCACCTTATAAACCTGCTTGGCTGTCACCCCAGACACCGACGTCTTCCTGGGCGAAGTCTGGACTGAGGAGGCTGCCGATGACGAGGCTGGAGGAGACTTGGGCGGGGCCTCTTCGCAGACCGATTTGGAGGTGCTCATCTTCCTTGTTTGCTGTTCTCGACGGAATGCTTCCTCCTTCTCACGCTGGGCTGCAATCTCCAGCTCCATCAAGGAGCGTCTTGGTTTCTTCTCGAGTTTTTCTGCAAGAAGAAGTCATCAGTTACTTTGTGAAACATTCTTTGCAGGTTGATGCAAACTTCTAATATGTTGATACACATAGCTTTTCCTAGAAGGATTACATAAGCAACTGATGTAAAATTACTTGCCATCTATTGCACAAAAAGTAGGTTCCTCCTAAgtcaaaatagcataatttttcaactaaaacattttgaagaaatctttATAGTCAGAAATCTTTATAGTTAGAATTTTCTTCTATACtgtgacatatacatgtattaattttgaagaaatctttATAGTCAGATTTTTCTTCTATACTTATTAATCAACTTTGACGTAAAAATAGCATCGATCTCATTGGTCAAACAAAAAGAGACGCATATGTCAGGGGGATTGAGAAGCAAATCTGTGACATATATATGTAGGAATTATCTACAGGTAAGTTGGCTTTCTAAGATggataatggaaaaaaaaacagataaatTTATTCATTGTTGTATATATAGAGAATGGAAGCTCACcgatcttcttcttctctagTGTCTTTGATAGCTTGATTCCTTGCTGAACAATGCTAGCCTTCCTTGGTTTCCCATCGGTTGGAGACGTTGCTTTGTTACCATCCACCATGATCACATCAGGGACGTCACCTACGCTGTTGGTCGGTGAAACCCCAGATGAATCACCCTGTAAGAAGTTTAAAGATAAGTAATTATCATATGATCGTGTGATTTGGAAATGCGTAAAAAAACTTTGtattcaaatatacatgtatcaattgTTCTACGCAACTGTCACACATGAAAAAACATCTTCCAATTTTGCGATAGGTTTTGCGATTTTACAGCTTGATCTGTGTAGATATAAgaattattattcaaatattcCATTTCAAATCCATTCTTTCTAAGGGTGGGTCCAgaattttccaagggggggggaaGATTTCTGAGCAAATAATTAAGAGTTTATAGGTCACCACCATTGAAGGTACTTTCCATTATTAAGATTCTGACAAGCctccacccaaaaaaaaaaaaaaaaaaaaactcaaagaaAAAGAGGTCTCGGGAGGGGGGCACATGCCcctttgcccccctcccctggatccACTGCTGACCATTCCTAGCAAtatcttttcccctcttttaaGAATACATATTTTCAAGTACTGAgaatgaaatattctaagaAAACTGCATCAATTCCAGAGAAAAACTAGGCCTTTATGGTTAAATTTCACCGGAGCTCAAAATAGCAGCCAGGCATGCAAGAGGAAGGGGTAAATGTGGTCGGATACGGGAGCAGGATGAGGCTGGGTAGGCGTTTTGTAGTTTGCAGGGTCTGTAATGAATTACAAATTCTGTCTTGATTTCCGTTCCTACTTGTGATGCAATCTCAGGTCTGAGAGGACCTCGATCTGTTCACCTGTCAGAGTTGGCTTTAAATAGCTTGGTAAGAACTGATTCATGATAAAGTCATCTGTCCCAACTGCCCTATGGCCTATAACCAGTGGCACCATAATTCCTTTCTGATACCTTAGACCCAGTGCTGGGAATGTACATTGTAAATTAATATCAGAGTAGAATGAAAGATTCTTACTCTCAAGCACAAAATTGCATCcccaacaaaattttgatatgaaaaagGGGGGTTTACTCTCCAAATCAAGAGAGAAATGACAAGAACACTTACAATCTGAATTTGGGGGCAAAAGGGAAAGGAGTCACATGCCTCTTGCATACGTATTCACCGTCACCTTGTAAAATCTTAAATCAGCCAAATTGTGACCATACCTTCATGtacacaactacatgtatacgagTATTCACTTTTTCAATGCGTACTTTCAGGATTTGCCCTacagggtaaaaaaaaatcatcatttgtgCACACAGTTCATGCACTTCATCTACATTTAGGTATCTATGCAATTGAAAGAGTAACTCAACCTAGATCAACCCAATATTTGACACAAAGTTTTTGAAGATATAGTCTCTTAGATTGGCAATTGTGAAAGGGAAAGTtacccagaaaaaaattaaaaagatctTCTCACCTCCTCCTTTATAGTTGAAAATACACTTTTTAATTTGACAGTTGTCCATTCTGGTATGATTGTTAGGGGCTAATCAGTTAAATAGATGCACAATACAAGCATGAAACAATGGCAACAGATGGGATAATAAACTTATGTGCATGCATGtctattttcaaatgaaaacaaaaatgaaataaatccatAATATAAAGCAATAGTGATACAAATTTTATTATAGAGTAAAGCATATAATAGTTGCCACCATACTGACTATCAAGAAAGTATACATTAACTTTGAACTGTCTCTCTTGGAAACCCCCCAACTTTTTCTCTTGATTGTATTTAGTATTAATTAATGTAATGAAATAATCAATGGCATTAATGTACTGAAAATAAATGGAATGGTTAACATAGACAAAATATAAATGCTAATTATTgcttcacacaagtatgaaaacTTTTAGTTTACATGCAAGATGAAGAATGTCTACAGCATATAGATGAAAGAATAGGTTTAAGACACAGAAATATAAAGCTAGGGAATACAATGTACCTCTTTGTCATAGTTTTCCATCCTCCTTGGGAAGGTTGCACTCTTGGAGAACTTCCCATCTGCCTTGGAACCCCTAAGAGCTTTCTGGTACTCCTTGTAGTTAGAGCTGGCCTCTGGATCGGTGGGTGACAATGACATCTTCAGCTCAGGAGTCTTTCCTGAGGACTTTCCTGTTTTGACCTTCAGGATGTCATCTCCTGCAGGAGTTGACGGAGTGGAACGACCCGACATATACCCGCTGCTTTGACTCGGTGATGACCTTCCATCATCAGAGTCTCTTCTTAGCTCGGTATCACGGACGATGTCCACAGCCTGATCGTCCAGACTCTCCGACGTCTCCGACTGCTGACTCTCATCTCTTGAGGAGGTGGATTCCGATCGTAGACGATCCCTGTCTTTTGAAATATCCAGGGTACGTTCTTTGTGTAGACGAAGATCCCTTTCAATCAAACTTTCCCTCTTGGTAGAACCATCATCAGAAGTTCCATCATATGAGTAGGTTGTGCTGCCTTCAATGCTGTCATCTAGGTTGTCCAGAGCATCACAAGACTTGTTGATACTCTTTGATTGGGATGGTCTAGATCTTTCTCCTTGGGATACTGGACGACTCTTGGTTTGTAGAGAACGTCTGCGTTGCTCTACTTCCGCAGCCTTTTGCTCCCAGAGTGAACGAACAGATTTCATGTTCAGCTTGGGTGCTACTATTTCTGACTCTGGATTTCCATTACTGGAGACTTTTCCCCCTGACTGGACAACATCTGGCATTTTGGGGCCACTATGCGATGACTGACTTCCTTCAGATTCAGCCTCTGATGTAGAATCTTCTCGGGCTCTGACTTTTCCTGAAAATGCATCGATTCGTTGCTTCTTCCGTTCCTCGTATCTCTTTAAGCTGGCAGCTTGCGGCTTATCAAGGGTAATGGAAGACTTGTCAATAGACTTCTGGAACTCATCTTGACCTTTCCATGTTGTTCTGGATACCTTCCTGACTCGTGTTGATGCCATGACATCGTCCTTTCCCatgcttttctttgttttgtctTCCTCTGGGTCTTTGGCAAAGATTGCTTCAAGTTCTTCAGGAGATGTACCATCCAAGATAATTGGATCCTTCCCTGCACCTTTGTGTGCATAGACAGGTGCCATGGGACCAGATTCCACCTTGGTCTCTTTTGTTGGGACAATGGGATCTACTTTATCTGTTGATAAAGTTGCTGCATTTGATGATGTTGGTTTTGACAGTGTTTCAATAAGAGGAAGTTCAATGGTATCAAGTTCTTTAATGACTTTTGTGTCATCCTTGGTCAAATCTGGTCCTGCAACTGTTGGTAGTTCTTGTAAACCACTGTCAAAGCTGGAGTAATTCCCAGATAGAGACAACGGTGACGTTGGTGACTTACGTTGGTAGGATGTGCTGATTTTGGGAAGGACACTTACCCTAGGTAGCGTATTAGACAGAAAGGGCTTTGGGCCAGATGTGCCTGACCCAAAAAAGCTGGGTCTGGCTCCCGTCAAGTCTTTCCTTAGATCCCTTGGTTTCGGAACAGACATCTTGCGTTGTCGACCTTCACTTGACTCCATGCTCTTGGTAACCTCAACCTCTGGTTTGCTCTCTTCAGTAACCAAAGAGTCTGGTGTTTTCGTAAGCTCTTTGGTCTTATCAAATGTTCTTGATACCCCTACATCCGGACTGTCAACAAAATTTGAGCTTGCACTTGGAGTTTCTTTAATATCCTTCACTGGACTGTCTTTCACTTCATCTTCCACTTCCTTTGCTACTTCCACTGCACACACAGGAACAGCAGTTTGGATTTCTACTTCTTTATCATTCTCAGCTTCATCTTTAGCAAGTCCATTGATATCAGGATGCACACTGGCTGGAGATTTAATGCTGACTGAGAAGTCCTCTTTTTCAGCTGGCTCATCGACAACATCAACATCAACCTTCTCTGGCCCAGTCTCCAGGGAAAGAACATTGTCTGACTCAACCGTGGTCTCAGGGGTTTCTAAAGCAGGCTCACTGATTTGAACCTCAACACAACTTTCATTTTGGCTTTCTCCCTCCTCCTCTGCTTGACTAGACACTTCATTCATTGAACTGATCAAAATTTTCTCCACAAATTTGGCCACTTCTCCCTCGTCTATTTCGTCTTCCTGCTCTGCCACGGGGGCAGCAGGTGCTTCAGTGTCTGTGGATGGCGAAGTAGGTGCTGAGGACTGATCCCTTTTTTGCTCCTCCTCTACAACATCCTCCCAATCGAGGGAAATATCACTTTTCCGGGGCATATCAGGAAAGGGCAAGTCTGCATCAAGCTCAGACGTATCCGCCGCATTGTCCAAATTCCCCTTGGGTTCCAAAACGACCTCAGGTTCGGTACTCTCGGTATCTACATCTGTAATTTTTATGACAGGTTCTTCTTCCCTTGCGTCTGCTGTAAATATAGGTTCATAATCatgctcctcctcctcctgaGTATGGAGGTCATCTCCAAAGATATCTTCTACTTCATCTTTCCCTTTGTCCATCTTTTCATGTCCGGTATCATTGGTGTGGATTATGCTGTTGTCATTCTGAAAAATGTCTTCCACCTCGACAAATTCTTTCTTTGTTACTGCATCCTCTTCCTCCATCAATCGCTCATTGTTCTCGAATTCGTCGTCCGTCTGAGTGACCTCTGCACTCGCATTCATGTCAAAGATGTCGTCGTGGTCAGCAACATCCATGGTGTCGGTCCCGTTGGAATATACTTGGGGATCTGCAGTGGCTGCTTCCTCCATGACTGCAGATGTGCTAGCGCCTTTCTCGCTACTTGATGATTTGCCCTCCTCAAATTTGGGGACGTCTGGTATCTGGgtaaatgatacaaaagaaaagagaaaagatgaCAATATTGCTCTtgaagtacatgcaattgtgagTGCGCtactaaaaaatatattacaaacTGGCTAATATGGATACTTAGTCAAGAGAAACAAAAGgaatttaatgattttaattcaATAAAAGCCTGTACCACTAATACATAAATGGCATTGATCTCACATGATAACCTTTTGTGACCTTACTTGACCTTTATTAACCTCAACGGGGCTGTATACCACCATAGAAGAAAGACAAGTCACATGTTGTCATGGCGATATCAACAAAATAAAGAGTAAATTCATAGGAACTGCATCCCCATGAGGAATGATTCACTATGAAACAAAACGCAGAGGTATGTGACGAACTGTAACATACAAGGAAGAGTCATGAAGCCCTACCACCATTAGCCACAGATTTGGTAAGCCTGCAATGTCAGAAGTTTTGAGGCAAATTGAGACATACTAGATTATTTCATGGTTGCAAGCCTATAAAAAAGTCTGTTTCGTATAATACCAGGCTTTTTCATGAACATATATTCTGCAAATTGTTAATTCCAATTGGAATTATCAACTTGCAGAAGCCATCTTTATGAAATAGtctggtacatgtattttgatacAAAGAGAAATACTGTTTTCTGGAGAGGACATATTTAAAgttttcatttgtcaaaagCGCTGCAGTTTGAGCTTTTTAATGACTTGACTCAAGAGATTGGAGAAACATTTCAAGAAGTGCTGATCAGTCTGACAACCAAATCTCACCAAGGCTAATGAGGATGTACCCTTCTCAAAGTTCCTGTTAAGTCATTCTCTT contains:
- the LOC129271155 gene encoding uncharacterized protein LOC129271155 — its product is MRKLKKWFMRNRRSRNPNAPIPDVPKFEEGKSSSSEKGASTSAVMEEAATADPQVYSNGTDTMDVADHDDIFDMNASAEVTQTDDEFENNERLMEEEDAVTKKEFVEVEDIFQNDNSIIHTNDTGHEKMDKGKDEVEDIFGDDLHTQEEEEHDYEPIFTADAREEEPVIKITDVDTESTEPEVVLEPKGNLDNAADTSELDADLPFPDMPRKSDISLDWEDVVEEEQKRDQSSAPTSPSTDTEAPAAPVAEQEDEIDEGEVAKFVEKILISSMNEVSSQAEEEGESQNESCVEVQISEPALETPETTVESDNVLSLETGPEKVDVDVVDEPAEKEDFSVSIKSPASVHPDINGLAKDEAENDKEVEIQTAVPVCAVEVAKEVEDEVKDSPVKDIKETPSASSNFVDSPDVGVSRTFDKTKELTKTPDSLVTEESKPEVEVTKSMESSEGRQRKMSVPKPRDLRKDLTGARPSFFGSGTSGPKPFLSNTLPRVSVLPKISTSYQRKSPTSPLSLSGNYSSFDSGLQELPTVAGPDLTKDDTKVIKELDTIELPLIETLSKPTSSNAATLSTDKVDPIVPTKETKVESGPMAPVYAHKGAGKDPIILDGTSPEELEAIFAKDPEEDKTKKSMGKDDVMASTRVRKVSRTTWKGQDEFQKSIDKSSITLDKPQAASLKRYEERKKQRIDAFSGKVRAREDSTSEAESEGSQSSHSGPKMPDVVQSGGKVSSNGNPESEIVAPKLNMKSVRSLWEQKAAEVEQRRRSLQTKSRPVSQGERSRPSQSKSINKSCDALDNLDDSIEGSTTYSYDGTSDDGSTKRESLIERDLRLHKERTLDISKDRDRLRSESTSSRDESQQSETSESLDDQAVDIVRDTELRRDSDDGRSSPSQSSGYMSGRSTPSTPAGDDILKVKTGKSSGKTPELKMSLSPTDPEASSNYKEYQKALRGSKADGKFSKSATFPRRMENYDKEGDSSGVSPTNSVGDVPDVIMVDGNKATSPTDGKPRKASIVQQGIKLSKTLEKKKIEKLEKKPRRSLMELEIAAQREKEEAFRREQQTRKMSTSKSVCEEAPPKSPPASSSAASSVQTSPRKTSVSGVTAKQVYKDLNYAPQTNKKKLALAGHWEHKWK